TCCACTAAATTTACATTAATCCGAAGATGACCCTGATGTAATCAGAGGTCGGAGGTCAGGGACAGGAGAAAGGGCTGAGACGCCATTCTGAGGCCTCATACAAGCCAGCCGCTGTGTGGTCAGGGGGCCACACAGCAGGAGTAGCAGGTGGCCTCCAGGAACTGAGGGCCTCCGTTCCAGAGCTTCGAGGATcagaattctgccaacaacccttGGGTTCTCGCCCAAGCTCCAGGTGAAAATGCAGCCTCCTGAGACCCTGGATGCAGAATCAGCTGCACGGGGCCTGGACTCCTGACCCATGGAAACTGTCAGACTCTGACATCTGTCTCCAAGACCCACATGCAGAGCGACTCCAGGTAATCCCCGGATGAAGTGGCCAGTCGGCTCGAGGAGCTTCTAACAACCCATTTTCCGGAGTGCTTCACCATCTCCCGTTGCCCTCACCATGTGAGGGAATTCCCATTGTTACACTTTCTCACCAGCACCCCTGCCCCTCTCGTGCATTCCTTCACCAGGCACCAGAGGTCCCCCCAGGGGGGAAAGGCAAGCACTCTGCCAGCCCCGAGACTTCTCCAGCTGGAGTTAGCCCCTCTCCAAGGAGGCTCTGCTTTGTGTCTCCTTTAAGCCTGCTCAGTCTCATGCAATGCCTGCTGTTTTGTGGATGAAAAATGAAGGCGGAGATACACTAAGTTCTTTGCTTAGTAGAATTGGGCTTAAGGTCACATCAGACACCAAAGTTATTTGTGCGACAAGAGAATTCGGGGTCTCCTGAGTAGACATCAGGCCCTGACCTATTACTTGAGAATGGCAAGGATTGGGGTGACTTGAAGAAGAAGCCAGGGCTGGTGCTCTTCCAGACAGGCCATCTACATAGGAccatgtggggggaaaaaaaaaaggaacttcttcctgcaggaagccttccctgatttaCTCTATCTGAGAAACTAAACATCAGACTTGAAGACCCACTGCCAAGGAGCCCCTGGGGCTGTCACCCTAGAGAGAGGGCAATTCCAcaatgctcccctccccccactgctgaTATCTCCAGGACAATCTTGCTTTGCTCTTCCAATGGCTTGAGGTTCAGGTCTTCCTCGGAGTCCGTGACACAAACTGGCCTCCTCCCTATGAATTCCCCTTTGTGCCAAAGCTACTTCTGTTTAGTCTCTTGACACAGTAGAAAGAATCTGAACTGAGCTAACGGTGGTGCAGGGAGGAAGCCTAGAATCCAGCACTTTGTTTTTGGGTTGGGAGAACAGAAGCCCAAAGAGGGAAGGCTGGTGGTCGTGCATCTCTCACAGGTGGAGGGTGATCGAACTTGGGCCAGACCTCAGCCCCAGGCTTCCCGTACACGGTTCGACACACACAGTGTCGACTCTGAGAATTGCAGTGgggctccccacccctgcccccgcccccagcagcaGGCGGCTTGAGCTGGGAGTCAGGTCAGGCAGAGGAGAAGAACGAGGTGTCGGGGGAGATCTGGGAAGGAGGCGGGTGAGAGTCAACTGCAGCAGGGAATACAGATTTGTACTTGGAAGTCAGCATTGCTTTTTCAAACTAACTCCTGCCCGAACTGGCATATGGAGTTATTCACAAGTTAGGGAACTTCATCGAGACTTGAACGAtgaacttaaaaaagaagaggcGTCTGGCTTATGACGAACACAGGTGTGTAGGTTGGGCCTCGGGTCTGCACAGCACATTCAGCCTCTGTGGGTGTGAACACCTTGGCAGGTGTCACTAGGTGACAGCCTCACAAAAAGGGTTGATCCATCTTCCCACCACCAAGCAGGGGGGACACAGCAGAAGGGCAGGTTAGAACTTGAGGATGATTTCTATTTTGCTAACTCCGAAAGATatcccagttttttgttttttggatttatggggggttttgttgttgttgtttttgttgtaacTGGAACGTGGCTTCATGGACTTTGCTTGGGTAGGGCCTTGTGGTCTTGAAGTTTGGTTGGAATGGGCGGTGGTGATGGATGAGGTTGGGTGCCTCCTCTCTACCCGTGCTCCAGGGCCACCCATCAGAGGTCCTTCCCCAAGAATGAACCCGGGACACAGGTCCGGCCAGAATCCTAACGGAGCGTTGCCATGTGAGTACCGCAGTACCAGGTCAGGGCAAAACCTTCTCGCCGCACACCCTCAGGGGGTTCCAGTCACAGTGTGTTCTATGGCACACTCGGCTCAGAGGGGATCCAAGCCTGCgtcccagaggaggaagctgtGGGAAGGAAGGGCTTACCAAAACATCAAGCCTGCACCAGGGAGGGCCCAAAGAGATGGAATAAGTGTCTTCTGGGTCGCCAGGGTCCtcggggtgggagtgggggtgggcagagcaaTCTCTTCTGGAACAAGAGAGGTCACGTGAGAGTTGAGGCGCTAAGCCCACGTTCCTGCCCGCTGTTTGGTCCCCCGGGCTCCTATGCTGTGCTCAGCCCTCCAGAGCCTTGACCAGGATGGCCGGGCCCAAAGACTCTGAGGCAAGCctggtttgtttttcctttagccCCCAGCACAGACACACAGTCATTCTCCcactctctcacttcccctctaAGGCACGTCAAAGCCGCGTGGGCTGGCTCTGACCCAGTGCTGTCTCCGGCCTCACCTGCTTACCTCACACTGCTGGCCCCGAGGCCACGCTTTCCCCCGCCCCATTCCCGGCTCCTGGGCCCCGGCCACCCCGGTCAGCCAGGCCCAGCCAAGACCAGGCTGTTTTGGAAAAGTGCTGGGAGGCGGCAGAATGTGCGGTCTGTGAGTTCCCTCCAAACCGGCGCCCCGATCCCTGGACAAACAGCGGTCATGCTGGCCTGTCCACAACAGCCTGCCTTCTCCTTCCAGCCCAGGAGATCCCAGGGGGGCAGGAGGCCGTGTGGGGGACCTCAGTGACCCGCTGGGCCCACGGGGGAGAGGCACCAACTGACCGGGCGATGACAGGCCAGCCACCCGCCTGGCGGGGCCCTCCCACCCGGTGCCTGGGCGGTCAGACCGAGGGCAGCCCGAGGCCCACGCTTCCTTCACCTCCGCTGCCACACAGGACCCTCCGCGGGGAGACGTGGAATGGCCACTTTGAAAAACCACGACCTTCTGCTGGTGTGGCTCCTAGTGGAAGCTGGGGATGTTCGCTGAGGGAGCCCTGCGAGGCTACAGGCCAGGTGATTCCCGGCCGGGGACTACCCTGCCCTCTGCTTCTGTGTGGCCATGGGAGAGTCGCTGCCACTCGAAAACTCTGCTTTAGCTCATGGAAAACAGAAGActcccccttgctctctccctccccaggtgGAGGTTAGGACTGGGGAGGGCAGACCTCAGCCCTGTAGGGAAAGGTGAGGGAAGCAGCAGGACGGACTGACGAGCGTGGGGGACAGGGCCTGCTGGGAGCCCTGTCCTGGCGGTGTGGTTCAGGAGATGTTGGTGACCCTCTCCGGGGGtggccaggctctgtgcccaggggGCCAGGTGGGGAGGGGCCCTGCACCCCGGTCTGGGCCTGAGGACTCTGAACTGAAGCTGAGTCTGACTAACTAAGAGGaacccaaaaaaacccccaaacaaacaaataaacaacaccCAGAgccacacaacacacacaaaaaagccttTCTCAGGCTACCTGGGAGGCAGTGAGTCCCTCCCCAGACAGTGGGGAGGGGACTGGGCACTGCCAAGGACAGGACCAGCCTGGGCACTGTGaggccctctctccccacccctggcgCCTTGGTCCTGGAGACCACCCCAGATGTTCCTTGTCCCTTCCCTGGACGTTCTGCCCTTCCCTAGCCTCACCTCCGGCCTCTGTGAACCAGGTTGCAGATCACCTTTTCACAGAGTGTGATAAACAGGAATGAGGACATGATTTCAGTCATCAAATGGGATTGGGGACCCCCACGACCTGTGTCAACGCCATGAAGCTCCTGAGTGCACCCATCCTTGGGCTCAAGGTCCTGGCAAGTCCTGCAGTGAAGGAAGCTACCCACCTCTACTTAACCCTTTCCCTAAACTTATTTGATCAGGGAACCCATTTGCTCCTATAACACCCATGTAATAGGCTTTGAGAAGTGCCTCGTGGGGCATGGGGCCAGAAGTCAAGAGAACTGAACTCTGATCCCCTATTTGTCCCCTGGCCATGGACCACAGTGTCCTCGCTCAAGAAAGCAGGATAGACTCTGAGGACAGGCCCTCAGCACTGGGTTGCCTCATCCAGCACTAAGCTGCCTGGCCTGGCTGGTTATGGCCACACTTGGCCAGTGGTGCCGGTTCCCAGCTGCCCCAACACCCAACAGCCCTCGGGGACCAGTGGTCAGACAgttacaccccccaccccaacccagggGAACCTACTACTCGCTGGGCATTGCCGTGGACTTCTCGTGCGCCTACGCACAAGGAATGGTGGGCGTGTCTCCCAGACCTTGTGAGGAAAAATTTCCCAGCCTGACAGGTGGGCATCTTGGAAGGGAATGTGTGGGTGGCCTGGAGATGATAATGATATGGAGAAGACAGAGACCAGACAGCCAAACAAGGGTGAGTCCCCACGGTTTATTATGGAAGCCTATAAAAGAGCCAGGTTGAGTATTTCCAAAATCACAAAATGcacaacattcatttttttaatacacaACATGGAATATTATATACAGATTAAAACCACATGACGGCAAAAACACTCACACGGCACCAGTTtcatatcaaaacaaaacacacaagtgCTTCTTCAATATTAAAACAACTGTGataaaaacatattaatattttGAGCAATGTTTACAATAGagaaaaaattcatattttactaaataacaaatatttaacagCAAAAACTTTATACTAAATATCTATTTTGAATTATAACAAAAATAGTACTTATAATAGTTTataaagacagacacaaaattataacattaatgaaaaaaaagttttgtgtataaaataatattatagtgACCTGGGCAGGGTCAGGATGGTGCCCAGGTCACAAACACCAGCGCCCAACATCGAAAGTGCTTCAATCTGCAAGCCCGTGGCAGGAAGAGTGTTGTggggttttgtctttttaaggtCAAGTTACAAGAGTTAGGAATGGTACGTGAGGAAACGTCACCCATCTAGCACTACCTGTACAGacctgcacacagacacacaggcacgGGTGGACAGAGACGGCCACATTTCAACACTGGAACCCTCCTGTCAGCCAGTCAAGAGTCAAGAGCGTCTTTCAGTTCTCTTCTTGTTGCCTTTGAGACCCAGCGGGGCAAataatccttccttcctcctcacaGGGACCCCCTCAGcctttccctcagcccctcccagaCTGGTCACCCCAACGTAAGGTGCCTCCCAGAATCCGCCATCTCCCACCCCATCCCAAACCCCTCACCAGGGCCAGGCCTGGTGGGCTTCCTGTCTCTAGTAGCACTTACTGCCTTCTTAGAaagtcagtcaaaaaaaaaaaaaaaaaaaaaaaaaaacacgactGATTCAGCTGGGGGCAGCTTGGAGCGTGAACCTTCCAGACACTGGGCTTTTCTTCTGGGTAACCAATTCCAGGGCACCGTGCAGCAGCTCTTTTGCAAGCTTTGATGAGTCTTTACAAGTGTTTGCCTGTTTTttcagaaagtgtgtgtgtgtgtgtgtgtgtgtgtgtgtgtgtgtgtgtgttgtgttgggGTGGACTGAGggattttgctgattttttaaaaaaatgtctttttgccAGTGATGTATGTTCTGCACGGATTCTTCAGTGGTAGAACAGTAGGGACCAAACGAAACGAAACCCTTGAGAACAGGGGTTACAGAGCCGTTGCCGGTCAGGAGCCCATTCCCCTAACGCCGACCACCAGGGTGTGTGAGTAGGGGTGGGAGGGGCCTGCAGTCCTCCCACTGAGCACCATGGAGGGGGCCACACAGCTGCCCACAGCAGTCACTGCTATGGAGAAGGACTGGAGAGACTAGTCTCCTGCACTCTTTGTATGTTTTTGATTTTCTTACAAAGAGGATTCGTTGCTTTTATAACATCAAAAGccaaaagagaaacacagaaagcaaagaaaaatccgAAAACAGACAAAATCACTTAGAGACTCACCAAAGACCCCAGATCATCCCAGGAGGCATCCTAGATTGCCAACACTCAAAATGCCAGTGGCAGGAGCTACTCCTCTTTCCCCCAGTCATCCCCTGACCAGCCAGTTTTCCACCAAATCACTTCTGACAAATCGCACATTCCCTCCTCCTCGGCTCTGCAGCACGACTGGCGCGGCTGCCTCAAGACCACAGCAGAGGACCCGAGTCAGCACGTCCAAAGGGCTGCCTCCTATGCTCACCTCCCTTTGCTCTCATCTTGTCCCCACACCCCTGAGCTGGGCTAAGCAGACAGTGGCACAGAGGTGAGAACGACTTCAAGGACATCTTTCCAAGGGCAAAGGGCCAAGGGTGAAGGTGAAGGGAGGGACAACAGAAGCCCTTGCTCCCTGTCAGAAGAAAACCCATATACGTCCCCATGCTCACTAGCAGGAGTGGGGGGCACCGGGGTGAACCGTGGCCAAGCAGAAGCTTATGGCAGTCACCAAAACCTCGTATGTTCAGGGCTTTTGAccaagcagggagggaggcagtgggCCATTTCCCCATCTCCACCAGGGTGAAAAGCAGAGGCACTGGACTTCACCCAGGGAGTGAGGCTCTGAGGTTGAACCCACAGAAGGTCTGGAGCCTAGGGGCAGGGAGACAGCATCATTCGCAGAAGTCCTGCCCTGGACAGCTGGGATGGAGGCTAGGGGACAGACAAGAGGCTTGTTCCAGTCCCCGGGAACGCCAAGATTCGGTGAATAAAtatggggggaagggggtggggggggcgaggGTGCGGTCCATGAGTCAAAGGCCTTGGGTGTGTGTGTAACAGGGGAGCAGGATGGGCTCAAGGTTGCCTGGCAGGAAGGTGGGGACATCAGTGCGCATGCCCAGGGCCACCAGGGAACATGCTGGGAGGACAGGGCCTGGAGCTCCTTTGCCCCAAggtcagaagagagaaaaagtagcAGCAATAGGTAATTTCAAATGTCCAAACTGGCAAAGGGGTGGGGCCCCTCCAGGCTGCTTGCAGTCCGCCCCCCCAAGCAAGGGTGACTTGTGTTCTATTACCCAGGATGCTGTTCTTCGGCGGCCACACCAAGAGGGACATTCCACCAGTCTGGGTCAAAGCTGGAAGGGGGGTGGTGCTGAAGAGAGAGCCAAAGGGAGCCCCTCCTTGCGTCCCTCCCCCACATCAACCACCTGCCCTCAGACTAAAAGGGTCCAAAAGAAATGGAGAGCTGGGACCAGTTGGGAACATCACAAGCAAATGCTGCAGCTGAGCCACTGACATTTAACACTATAACGGGCATGCGGAGTGCCCGGCCCTGTCACTTCCCCTGGGGGGCTAAGCCCATGGGAACTGGAGGGACTGGGTAGAAATAGGAGCCAGGGGAAGGGCCCTTCCCCCGGAAGGATGGGGCCCTTCTGGCTTTGGGTAGGGTTTGTCGGGGTCGGGGATGGGGGGGACAGGGGAGGGCAAGTTATGGGGGCGCCGCTCCCCCTTCCCCAGGTTttcgccccctcccccacacaggtTTTGACCCTTCTGGTGCCTCCCgccacccccgccaccccccaggCCTGGCTGGGCTGAGATGGGGGTACGGGCTAGGCGACGTTAGACTGTGGCACTCAGCATGGCCTCCGTCTCTGGCAGGATCTTGTTCTGGTTAGAGTCCAGGCCAAAGAACTTGACGCTGAGGCCATCCACAGGGTGCAGGACAGGGACCAAGGTGATGCGGGGAAAGGTCCGGGTAGCCAGCTCAAAACGGCTCGTGCTGGCCAGCTCCACCGCCAGCACCTTCAGGAACAGCTTGGCCAGGTGTTTGCCCAGGCAGGTGCGGACTCCACCGCCGAACGGGAGGTAATGGAAGCGGCCATCCTTGTCTTCACTCCGGGCCTGACCGAAGCGATCCGGGTCGAACACGTTCACGTCTTTGAACACGGGCGCCGTGTCATGGGTGTCCCGGATGCTATACATGACGCTCCAGCCTTTGGGGATCTGGAAACCCTGGAGGCAAGAAGGGGGGGCAGGAGTAGAGGAAGGTGGTGAGAGCCAGAGGAGGTCTAAGAGAGCCAAGGACTTCCTACCCGCTGGCCCCCCAGCCCCCTGTCCCCAGCTGTGGTCCCTCAGTCCTGGCCAGCATCCCCTCTCCTGCCACAGCCTGTGAGTCCTCCCTCCTGTTCACAGATGTCCATATGCAACTTCCCATATGACAGCCCGGTTAGTTTCATCTGACCCGGCATCTGGGGCTggctctcccccatccccactgtAGCACCCCAACAGGAAGGCCGGTTTTTCCCACAGGCCAGCATCCACCCTCCCCAGGCAGCGTTCCCACCAGAGGCCCAGCCCTGCAGGGCCCAGCCTCACATCGAGCTCGAAGGTCTGCAGCACGGTCCGGTAGCCACCGGAAATGGGTGTGAACAGGCGCATGACCTCCTTGATGACGCAGTCCAGGTAGTGGAGCCCACTGAGAGTGTCGAGACGCAGCGTGCCCTCGCAAGGGCAGCCGCCGCTGTGCAGGATGCCCTGGGCCCGCAGCTCCTCGCGCAGCTTCTCCAGCACGGCGGGGTGCTTCAGCAGCTGCATGATGAGGGACGTGCTGGCGCTGGCCGTGGTGGCATAGGCTGCGAAGATCAGCTCCAGGGTCCCGTCCTGCAGCGGCAAGCGGGGATCCAGGTTCAGCCCCCCTCTGCCAGTACAGGGCCCCTTGTCATGCCCCAAAGTCATCTAGCTaggccctgcctcccagcctcacGTTGCTGTGGCTTCAGGCCACAATGGATACAGGTCACAGGGCCAGTCCCCCTGCTGGGCAGACAACATAGCTGCCACAGCCCAGGGCAGAAGCACTAGCCTGGAAGT
This genomic interval from Mustela lutreola isolate mMusLut2 chromosome 9, mMusLut2.pri, whole genome shotgun sequence contains the following:
- the LOC131840286 gene encoding cytochrome P450 26B1 isoform X2 yields the protein MGEHHLVSTEWPRSTRMLLGPNTVANSIGDIHRNKRKVFSKIFSHEALQSYLPKIRLVIQDTLRAWSSHPEAINVYQETQKLTFRMAIRVLLGFSIPEEDLGHLFEVYQQFVENVFSLPVDLPFSGYRRGIQARQILQKGLEKAIREKLQCTQGKDYSDALDILIESSKEHGKEMTMQELKDGTLELIFAAYATTASASTSLIMQLLKHPAVLEKLREELRAQGILHSGGCPCEGTLRLDTLSGLHYLDCVIKEVMRLFTPISGGYRTVLQTFELDGFQIPKGWSVMYSIRDTHDTAPVFKDVNVFDPDRFGQARSEDKDGRFHYLPFGGGVRTCLGKHLAKLFLKVLAVELASTSRFELATRTFPRITLVPVLHPVDGLSVKFFGLDSNQNKILPETEAMLSATV